From the Apus apus isolate bApuApu2 chromosome 4, bApuApu2.pri.cur, whole genome shotgun sequence genome, one window contains:
- the HMX2 gene encoding homeobox protein HMX2 — MSSKEDPSKCCSATAPISSFTIQSILGSGTSEAPRETGGRAPAWPPRTRTLSLSSEDEEQEESWKHRGCFCSEAQGPAEPCHKHQPLSFTCLGTAKGSGAAATDSGERGGPFLSPPQQDCKEEKEKPLGPSSPSCGDRQRDGGDRQAGAAKKKTRTVFSRSQVYQLESTFDMKRYLSSSERACLASSLQLTETQVKTWFQNRRNKWKRQLSAELEAANMAHASAQTLVGMPLVFRDNSLLRVPVPRSIAFPAPLYYPGSNLSALPLYNLYNKIDY; from the exons ATGAGCAGCAAAGAAGATCCCAGCAAGTGCTGTTCGGCGACTGCTCCCATCTCCAGTTTCACCATCCAGTCCATCCTGGGCAGCGGTACCTCCGAAGCCCCCCGGGAAACCGGCGGCAGGGCACCCGCCTGGCCCCCCCGCACCCGGACCCTCTCCCTTTCCTCGGAGGAcgaggagcaggaggagagctggAAACACCGCGGCTGCTTCTGCTCCGAGGCTCAGGGCCCCGCCGAGCCGTGCCACAAACACCAGCCCCTCAGCTTCACCTGTCTCG GCACCGCCAAGGGGAGCGGAGCGGCGGCTACGGACAGCGGGGAACGGGGGGGGCCCTTCCTCTCGCCCCCCCAGCAGGACTgtaaggaggagaaggagaagccGCTGGGACCTTCCTCGCCCTCCTGCGGGGACCGGCAGCGCGACGGCGGGGACCGGCAGGCCGGAGCCGCCAAGAAGAAGACCCGCACGGTGTTCAGCCGCAGCCAGGTCTATCAGCTGGAATCCACCTTCGACATGAAGCGCTACCTGAGCAGCTCGGAGCGGGCCTGCCTGGCCTCCAGCCTGCAGCTTACCGAGACCCAGGTGAAAACCTGGTTCCAGAACCGCAGGAACAAATGGAAACGGCAGCTCTCTGCCGAGCTGGAGGCGGCCAACATGGCCCACGCCTCGGCGCAGACTCTGGTGGGGATGCCGCTGGTGTTCAGAGACAATTCCCTCCTCCGAGTGCCGGTGCCCCGGTCCATCGCCTTCCCCGCCCCTCTCTACTACCCCGGCAGCAACCTCTCGGCCTTACCGCTCTACAACCTCTACAACAAGATCGACTACTGA